The Castor canadensis chromosome 8, mCasCan1.hap1v2, whole genome shotgun sequence genome contains a region encoding:
- the LOC109684074 gene encoding proline-rich protein 13-like translates to MWNPNAGHPGPNWYPPNVGCPGCSSHAYPPPGHPAFPPGTCPPPPGPNPGFPPGGPHWPVPHPGHPGCRWRPSGPHHHPYPPPPPGMCPMNPLAPGMVGPRDKKMWKKLKKAHKKMHKHHKHGKHSSSSSSSSSDSD, encoded by the exons ATGTGGAATCCCAATGCCG GGCATCCAGGGCCAAATTGGTATCCCCCCAACGTGGGGTGCCCAGGATGTTCCAGTCATGCCTATCCCCCACCTGGCCATCCAGCCTTTCCTCCTGGCAcatgtcccccacccccagggcCAAATCCGGGTTTCCCTCCCGGTGGGCCCCATTGGCCTGTGCCACATCCTGGACATCCAGGATGCAGATGGCGACCCTCAGGTCCCCATCATCATCCATACCCACCACCTCCACCTGGCATGTGTCCCATGAATCCCCTGGCTCCAGGCATGGTAGGCCCAAGGGACAAGAAGATgtggaagaaattgaagaaggctCATAAAAAGATGCACAAACACCACAAGCATGGCAAG cattcctcctcctcttcctcttccagcAGTGACTCTGACTGA
- the LOC109684075 gene encoding proline-rich protein 13 yields the protein MWNPNAGHPGPNSYPPNVGCPGGSNPAYPPPGNPAFPPGTCPPPPGPNPGFPPGGPHGPVPQPGHPGSRPSGPHHHPYPPPPPGTGPVNPLAPGMVGPIDKKMRKKLKKAHKKMHKHHKHGKHSSSSSSSSDSD from the exons ATGTGGAATCCCAATGCCG GGCATCCAGGGCCAAATTCCTATCCCCCCAACGTGGGGTGCCCTGGAGGTTCCAATCCTGCTTATCCCCCACCTGGCAATCCAGCCTTTCCTCCTGGCAcatgtcccccacccccagggcCAAATCCGGGTTTCCCTCCCGGTGGGCCCCATGGCCCTGTGCCACAGCCAGGGCATCCAGGGAGCCGACCCTCAGGTCCCCATCATCATCCatacccacctcctccccctgGAACGGGTCCAGTGAATCCCCTGGCTCCAGGCATGGTAGGGCCAATTGACAAGAAGATgcggaagaaattgaagaaggctCATAAAAAGATGCACAAACACCACAAGCATGGCAAG cattcctcctcttcctcttccagcAGTGACTCTGACTGA